Within the Pseudomonas chlororaphis subsp. aurantiaca genome, the region GTCAAGCCTGGCAAGCTGCGCCTGTTCGGCGGTGGCTGGAAGCTGTACGTGGCGATTGCCGACGTTTCCAGCTACGTGAAGATCGGGTCGGCGCTGGATGCCGAGGCTCAGGTGCGCGGCAACTCGGTGTACTTCCCCGAGCGCGTGGTGCCGATGCTGCCGGAGCAGCTGTCCAACGGCCTGTGCTCGCTGAACCCGAAAGTCGATCGTCTGGCCATGGTGTGCGAGATGACCATCTCCAAGTCCGGCGAGATGACCGACTACCAGTTCTACGAAGCGGTGATCCACTCCAAGGCGCGCCTGACCTACAACAAGGTCAGCACTATCCTCGAGCAGCCGAAAACCAGCGAGGCCAAGCAACTGCGCGGCGAATACGCCGATGTCGTGCCGCACCTCAAGCAGCTTTATGCGCTGTACAAGGTGCTGCTCGGTGCCCGTCATGCCCGTGGCGCCATCGATTTCGAGACTCAGGAAACCCGGATTATCTTCGGTTCCGAGCGCAAGATCGCCGAAATTCGCCCAACTACCCGTAACGATGCGCACAAGCTGATCGAGGAATGCATGCTGGCGGCCAACGTGGCCACCGCCGAATTCCTCAAGAAGCACGAAATTCCTGCGCTCTATCGCGTCCACGACGGCCCGCCGCCAGAGCGCCTGGAAAAACTGCGTGCCTTCCTCGGCGAACTCGGCCTGTCCCTGCATAAAGGCAAGGACGGCCCGACGCCGAAGGACTACCAGGCATTGCTGGAAAGCATCAAGGATCGTCCGGACTTCCACCTGATCCAGACCGTGATGCTGCGTTCGTTGAGCCAGGCGGTGTACAGCGCTGACAATCAAGGCCACTTCGGCCTGAACTACGAAGCCTATACCCACTTCACCTCGCCGATTCGCCGTTACCCGGACCTGCTGACGCACCGGGCGATTCGCAGTGTCATCCACTCCAAGCAGAACACCCCTCACGTACGTCGTGCCGGTGCGATGACCATTCCGAAGGCGCGCATCTATCCGTACGACGAGGCGGTTCTCGAGCAGCTTGGCGAGCAGTGCTCGATGAGCGAGCGGCGTGCCGACGAAGCGACCCGCGACGTGGTGAACTGGCTCAAGTGCGAGTACATGAAAGACCGCGTGGGTGAGTCGTTCCCGGGTGTGATCACCGCGGTGACCGGTTTTGGTCTGTTCGTCGAGCTGACCGATATCTATGTCGAAGGTCTGGTGCATGTCACGGCGCTGCCGGGCGATTACTACCACTTCGATCCTGTGCATCACCGCCTGGCGGGCGAGCGCACCGGTCGCAGCTTCCGCCTGGGTGACAGCGTGGAAGTGCGGGTCATGCGCGTCGATCTGGACGAGCGCAAGATCGACTTCGAGATGGCGGAAAAAACCATCAGCGCGCCGATCGGTCGCAAGAAGCGCGGCGCCGTCGATGTGCCTCCGGCCAAGACTGCTGCCGAGCCAGCTCCAGCCAAGGCCGGGCGTCGTGGTCCGGCCAAGGAGAAGCCAATCGAGGCCTATCGCTCCAGCGATGCCGCGGCGAAAAACGCCGAAGTACGCAAGAGCCGGGAAATGAAGCAGGCGTTGCTGGCCGAAGCCAAAAGCGGTGGTAAAGCGGCGTCTGGGGGAAAGTCCGGAAAGCCTGCGTCCAGCAAGCCGAGCAAACATCGTAAAGGTCCGCCGAAAGCGGGCGCAGGTCCTGCGGCGAAAAGCGGCGGAGCACGTAAACCCAAGGCCAAGTCATGAGTCAGTTGGAAAAGATCTACGGCGTGCATGCTGTGGAAGCATTGCTGCGGCACCACCCCAAGCGCGTCAAGCAGATCTGGCTGGCCGAAGGCCGCAGCGATCCGCGCGTGCAGGTGCTGGTGGACCTGGCCGGGCAGAATCGCGTGGCGGTCGGCCAGGCCGAGCGTCGTGAAATGGATGCCTGGGTCGAGGGCGTTCACCAAGGCGTCGTGGCTGAAGTGAGCCCAAGCCAGGTCTGGGGCGAGGCGATGCTCGATGAGTTGCTCGACCGTACCGAGGGCGCGCCGCTGCTGCTCGTGCTGGACGGCGTGACCGACCCGCATAACCTCGGCGCCTGCCTGCGTACCGCCGATGCGGCTGGTGCGCTGGCGGTGCTGGTGCCGAAAGACAAATCGGCGACCCTGACCCCGACCGTGCGTAAAGTGGCGTGCGGCGCCGCGGAAGTGATTCCGCTGGTGGCCGTGACCAACCTCGCGCGCACCCTGGAAAAGCTCCAACAGCGCGGCCTGTGGGTTGTCGGCACCGCTGGCGAAGCCGAACAGGAGCTGTATGACCAGGACCTGACCGGGCCGACCATCCTGATCATGGGCGCCGAAGGCAAGGGTATGCGTCGCCTCACCCGTGAGCATTGCGACTTCCTGGTGCGCCTGCCGATGGCCGGTAGTGTCAGCAGTCTCAATGTCTCGGTGGCTACCGGCGTATGCCTGTTCGAAGCCACGCGCCAGCGTGCGGCCAAGGCCAAGAGCGCAGCCAGGAAGGCCTGAGTTTCTTCCCTCCTATGCAGGTGCGAGCTTGCTCGCGATAGCGGCCCGGCTGAGGTGCTGCAATCGTGAGCAGGCCCCTCCGGCAGGTTTGGCGTGCCCTGGCGCCCAATTGTTCAAATAATCACCAATTGTCTTGCGCCGCTGTGGCCCCTTCTCTACAATTGCGCCCCTTGCCGTTGCGGCAGGCGCATATGTGCCTATCTCTGGCAAGACACACAAGTGTCATTCACTCCTTGTCTGACCGCTTTTGAGCGGCAGGCTACAACCCGTAAGGAGCATTCATGCGTCATTACGAAATCATCTTTCTGGTCCACCCTGACCAGAGCGAGCAAGTCGGCGGCATGGTTGAGCGTTACACCAAGCTGATCGAAGAAGACGGCGGCAAAATCCACCGTCTGGAAGACTGGGGCCGTCGTCAACTGGCCTACGCAATCAACAATGTTCACAAGGCTCACTACGTGATGCTGAACGTTGAGTGCACCGGTAAAGCCCTGGCTGAGCTGGAAGACAACTTCCGTTACAACGATGCTGTGATCCGTAACCTGGTCATCCGTCGCGAAGAAGCCATCACTGGCCAATCCGAGATGCTCAAGGCTGAAGAGAACCGCAGTGAGCGCCGTGAGCGTCGCGACCGTCCTGAGCATTCTGACAGCGCCGATGGCGATGACAGCGATAACAGCGACGCCAGCGATAACGCTGACGAGTAATCCACGGACCTTTTGAGGAGCCAATTACATGGCACGTTTCTTCCGTCGTCGTAAATTCTGCCGCTTCACCGCTGA harbors:
- the rnr gene encoding ribonuclease R encodes the protein MADWQSLDPEAAREAEKYENPIPSRELILQHLADRGSPANREQLVEEFGLTTEDQIEALRRRLRAMERDAQLIYTRRGTYAPVDKLDLILGRISGHRDGFGFLVPDDGSDDLFMSPAQMRLVFDGDRALARVSGLDRRGRREGMIVEVVSRAHESIVGRYFEEGGIGFVVADNPKIQQEVLVTPGRNAGAKIGQFVEVKITHWPTPRFQPQGDVVEVVGNYMAPGMEIDVALRTYDIPHVWPEAVLKEAGKLKPEVEERDKEKRIDLRDLPFVTIDGEDARDFDDAVYCEVKPGKLRLFGGGWKLYVAIADVSSYVKIGSALDAEAQVRGNSVYFPERVVPMLPEQLSNGLCSLNPKVDRLAMVCEMTISKSGEMTDYQFYEAVIHSKARLTYNKVSTILEQPKTSEAKQLRGEYADVVPHLKQLYALYKVLLGARHARGAIDFETQETRIIFGSERKIAEIRPTTRNDAHKLIEECMLAANVATAEFLKKHEIPALYRVHDGPPPERLEKLRAFLGELGLSLHKGKDGPTPKDYQALLESIKDRPDFHLIQTVMLRSLSQAVYSADNQGHFGLNYEAYTHFTSPIRRYPDLLTHRAIRSVIHSKQNTPHVRRAGAMTIPKARIYPYDEAVLEQLGEQCSMSERRADEATRDVVNWLKCEYMKDRVGESFPGVITAVTGFGLFVELTDIYVEGLVHVTALPGDYYHFDPVHHRLAGERTGRSFRLGDSVEVRVMRVDLDERKIDFEMAEKTISAPIGRKKRGAVDVPPAKTAAEPAPAKAGRRGPAKEKPIEAYRSSDAAAKNAEVRKSREMKQALLAEAKSGGKAASGGKSGKPASSKPSKHRKGPPKAGAGPAAKSGGARKPKAKS
- the rlmB gene encoding 23S rRNA (guanosine(2251)-2'-O)-methyltransferase RlmB — its product is MSQLEKIYGVHAVEALLRHHPKRVKQIWLAEGRSDPRVQVLVDLAGQNRVAVGQAERREMDAWVEGVHQGVVAEVSPSQVWGEAMLDELLDRTEGAPLLLVLDGVTDPHNLGACLRTADAAGALAVLVPKDKSATLTPTVRKVACGAAEVIPLVAVTNLARTLEKLQQRGLWVVGTAGEAEQELYDQDLTGPTILIMGAEGKGMRRLTREHCDFLVRLPMAGSVSSLNVSVATGVCLFEATRQRAAKAKSAARKA
- the rpsF gene encoding 30S ribosomal protein S6, translating into MRHYEIIFLVHPDQSEQVGGMVERYTKLIEEDGGKIHRLEDWGRRQLAYAINNVHKAHYVMLNVECTGKALAELEDNFRYNDAVIRNLVIRREEAITGQSEMLKAEENRSERRERRDRPEHSDSADGDDSDNSDASDNADE